One Littorina saxatilis isolate snail1 linkage group LG1, US_GU_Lsax_2.0, whole genome shotgun sequence genomic window carries:
- the LOC138972923 gene encoding casein kinase I: MEAASEKSGLQGSEFIVAGKYRLVRKIGSGSFGDIYLGINITNGEEVAVKLESTKARHPQLLYESKLYKILQGGVGIPHIRYFGQEKNYNELVMDLLGPSLEDLFNFCSRRFTMKTVLMLADQMIGRIEYVHNKNFIHRDIKPDNFLMGIGRHCNKVFVIDFGLAKKYRDSRTRTHIPYREDKNLTGTARYASINAHLGIEQSRRDDMESLGYVLMYFNRGSLPWQGLKANTKKQKYEKISEKKMSTPVEVLCKGFPAEFAMYLNYCRGLRFEEAPDYMYLRQLFRILFRTLNYQYDYTFDWTMLKQKAAAVAQSTTTAVPTAGRG, encoded by the coding sequence ATGGAAGCTGCTTCGGAAAAGTCTGGCCTTCAAGGCAGTGAGTTTATTGTGGCTGGCAAGTACCGTTTGGTCCGTAAAATCGGCAGCGGATCGTTCGGTGATATTTACCTCGGCATCAACATAACAAATGGAGAAGAGGTTGCTGTGAAGCTTGAATCAACAAAAGCCAGACACCCCCAGCTTTTGTATGAAAGCAAGCTGTACAAAATTCTTCAGGGTGGTGTTGGGATCCCACATATTCGCTATTTTGGGCAAGAAAAGAATTACAATGAGCTCGTCATGGATCTTCTTGGACCCAGCCTCGAAGATCTTTTCAACTTCTGCTCTCGGCGTTTCACCATGAAAACCGTGCTGATGCTTGCTGACCAGATGATCGGTCGTATAGAGTACGTCCACAACAAGAATTTCATACACAGGGACATTAAACCCGACAATTTCCTGATGGGAATTGGCAGGCACTGCAACAAAGTCTTTGTCATTGATTTCGGTTTGGCCAAAAAGTACAGAGACAGTCGCACTCGTACACACATCCCATACCGTGAGGACAAAAACCTCACAGGCACAGCCCGTTATGCCAGCATCAACGCTCATCTGGGTATTGAGCAGAGCCGTCGAGATGATATGGAGTCCCTGGGGTACGTCCTGATGTACTTCAACCGAGGCAGCCTTCCATGGCAGGGTCTAAAGGCCAACACGAAGAAGCAGAAATACGAGAAAATCAGCGAGAAGAAGATGTCAACGCCTGTGGAGGTGTTGTGCAAGGGCTTCCCAGCAGAATTCGCCATGTACCTCAACTACTGCCGAGGCCTGCGCTTCGAGGAAGCCCCCGACTACATGTATCTCCGGCAGCTCTTCCGCATTCTCTTCCGTACCCTCAACTACCAGTATGACTACACCTTCGACTGGACCATGCTGAAGCAGAAGGCGGCAGCCGTCGCCCAGTCCACCACCACCGCTGTCCCCACTGCAGGCCGTGGTTAA